CGGCTCGACTTCCGTGTGATGGCGCCCGTGAGCGTGCGCTCCGAGGACCAGCGCGGGGCGCTCGGCAACCGCGTGTCGGCCTGGATCGTGCCCCTGCCGATCGACGAGCCCGACCCGCGCGCACAGCTCGCGCGCATCATCGACAAGACCACCCGGCTCAAGGTCTCGAACAGCGCCGTCGGCGCCGAGGTCCTGACCCAGGCGGCGGAGTACACGCCCTCGACGCTGCTCGCGCTGGGCGCGCGCAACATCGCGCGGCTCCTGCCCTTCAACCTGGTGGTCACGAACGTCCCCGGCCCGCAGGCGCCCATGTACATGCTCGGCGCCGAGATGACCGAGTGCTACCCGCACGTGCCGCTCACCGACCGGCTCGGCCTGGGCATCGCCCTCATGAGCTACAACGGCCGCCTGTGCTGGGGCTTCAGCGGCGACTACGACCTGATGCCGGACCTGCGCGAGTTCGTGGGCGCGATCGAGGCCGCGTTCCGCGAGCTGCAGGAGCTGGCACACACCAGGCCCGTGACCCTGGGCAACGGGCACGACCGGGCGGCTTCTGCAAGCTGACTCAGCGAGTCACTTCTTCGGCGCCTCGACCGCGAACGTCTCCGAGCGGTCGAACTTCACGTTCGCGCTCTTGAAGTCGATCTCCAGCGCGTACAGGCCGTCGGAGGCGCTGGGCGGCACGGTCACGAACACGTCGATCACCCAGCGGCCCGGGCGCAGGTCGTAGCTGGCGTCGCTCTCCTTCAGGATCGGCTGGCCGCGGAACAGGATCTTGGTGTCGAGCTTGCCGGTCACGACGTCGGTGGGGCCGTCCGTGCACAGCACGTACGTGAGCCGGTGACCCAGCTCCTTGCCCGGCTCCAGGCGCTTGGGCCAGACCTCGAGTGTCTCGAGCTTGAACCAGGGCAGCTTCTGGCTGGCGCAGTTGAACTCCACGCCGACCTTCTCGGGGAAGTCCACCAGCCGCACGCCGGGCGAGCGGAACGGGCGCTCGAGCTGGGGCGGCATGTACTGGCACGAGAGACATGCGGCCGTGCACAGCCACGCGGCAGCCAGCGCGCCTATTCTCGGCGAATCACCCAACCGTTTCCCCCCGTCGGCTTCGGCGTCTCGGAGACCGCCTCGTGCGACACCGGAGGGGACGATCGTAGCTCTGGCTTGCTCGCGTGCGCCACGCGGTGCGCGCGCGCCGCCGTGTGAGTGACCGGCTTGGGCGGAGGCGTCGGCGGCGTCGCGACAGGCGCGGCCGCCGCCGCCACGGCCACCGGCGCTCGTGCCACCGGCGCGGGCGGCGCCGGAACGCTGCGCACCACCTTCGCGCCCATCAGCAGCGCCGCGGCGGCGAGCGCGCCCAGCGGCAGCGCGAGACCCAGGCGGCGGCGCCACGCGCCGCGCGCGGGGCCGGTGCGCGTCTCGGGCTCGGGCGGGGGCGCGGCGAGCTCTACACGCATCGGTGTCGCCAGGAAGCGCGTGTCCAGCGCGCTTGGGTCCGGCGCGCGCGCGTCGCCCTCGCCGAGCGGCAGCGCGGTCTGCAGCGCGTCGCGCAGCGCGTACACGCTGGGGAAGCGCTCGGCGGGCTCCTTCTGCAGCGCGCGCAGGATCACCGCCTCGAGCTCGGCCGAGAGCGCGGGCACGAGCTCGCGCGGCGGGCGCGGCGGCTTCTCGACCTGCGCGCGGCACAGCTCGTACTCACTCTCGGAGTCGAACGGCACCACCCCGGTCAGCATCTCGTAGGCCAGCACGCCGATCGCGTACACGTCGGAGCGCGCGTCGCTCTCCAGCCCGCGCACCTGCTCGGGCGACATGTACTGCGCGGTGCCGATCATGTGGCCGTCGCGGGTCTGGCGCACGGTGCCCAGACAGCGCGCCACGCCGAAGTCCATCACCTTCACGCAGCCGCTGCCGCCCAGCATCAGGTTCGAGGGCTTGATGTCGCGGTGGATGACCCCGGCCGCGTGCGCGTGACCGATGCCCTCCAGCGCCTGCAGCAAGAGCGGCAGCGCGCGCTCGGGCGGCAGGGCGCCGCCGTCGAGCAGCTGGCCGAAGGTGCGGCCCTCGACGTACTCCATGACCATCGCGAGTGACTCCTCCTCGCGCATCATGCAGTAGAGCACCGCGATGTTCGGGTGGATGAGCTGCGCCAGCGTGCGCGCCTCCGCATGGAAGCGCTGCACCACCTCGGCGCAGTCCGCGAGCCCCGGGCGCAGGAACTTCAGCGCCACGTTGCGCCCCAGCAGGTGGTCGACCGCCTTGTAGACGTCTCCGACTCCGCCGGATCCGATCTTCTCGGTGATCTCGTAGCTGCCCAACGTGACGCCGATCATGTCGGGTGCGGTATCGGAAATGCGCGCGTGGCGCTTGATTTCCTCACCCGTACGCAACGGGCGCGGTAAGTCGCGAGTGGCAGGCTACGATCGCGGCCTCGGGAGGAGTGCGATGAGCGCGGATACGGGCTTCTGGCGCCGCTGCAGCAGCTGCAAGAAGGAGATCGGCTTCCAGGCGACCCACTGGGTCTGCAGCGTCTCGACCTGCAACCGCAAGCGCACGGGGCTCGTGTTCTGCAGCACGTCGTGCTGGGATGCGCATCTCCCGACCATGAACCACCGCGAGGCCTGGGCGGAGGAGCGGCGCTCGCCGACGCGAGAGGCCTGGGCCCGGGAGCAGGCCGAGGAAACCGCGCCGCGCGCGCCGGCGGCCCCGGCAGCGGCCCCCAAGCCCGTTCCCCGGTCCGAGCCCGCGCGCATCCTGGTGCGCCCGGCTGCGGCCGTGCGCGCGCCCGAGCCGCCCCAGGACATCCTGGTGGTGGTCTCCAAGCTCAAGGCCTACGTGCGCGCCCGCTCCGGCATGAACACCGCCGACGCCGTGGCCGAAGTGCTCTCGGACCGGCTGCGCCGGCTGTGCGACGAGGCAATCCGGCGCGCGGGCGCGGACGGCCGGAAGACGGTCCTGGAGCGCGATTTCTAGCTGCGGCCTACCTTCCCCTCATGCGCATGCCCCTCGCCGGTCACCCGGTCCTGCGGATCGCCCTCGCGGCCCTGGTGCTCGTGGGTCTGGTGGCTGCGGCGAGCTCGCACCTGCCCGGCATCTACCGGACGCCCGACCGCTGGACCGAGGCGCGCAAGGGCTGGCTGTTCCGCAGCGCGCAGATCCCCGCCTCGGACGTCGAGCAGGTTCTGCGCGCGCAGAAGATCGACCTGGTGCTCGACCTGACCGACGCCGCGCCCGACCCGCTGCAGGACGCGGAGGCCCGAGCCGCCCAGCGGCTGGGCATCCGCTATCTGCACCTGCCCGTGCAGCACCCGCGCGAGCGCGTGATCGAGAACCTCGCGGCCGCGGTCACCGAGATCGATCGCGCGCACAAGGCCGGCCAGCGGGTGCTGGTGCACTGCACCTACGGACACCGGCGCTCCGCGACCGCGCTCGCGCTCTACGCGCGGCTGATCGAGCAGGAGCCGCCGCACATCGCCTTCGCGGAGCTCACCCGCTTCAGCGAGGCCGACTCCAAGTGGAGTCACGACGCGATCACCTGGGTCGACAAGAACATGGACGCGATCGCGGCGGCCGTGAAGGCCGACGAGGCCGCCGCCGACGCGGGCGCGTCGATCCCGAATCAGGCCGAGCCGAACTGACTCGCGCAGAGCTCGAGCAGCGCCGCGCCGTGCTTCGCCGCGAGCGCCGGCCCGATGCCCTTCACGGCCAGGAGCTCGCGCTCGTCGCGCGGGCGGCTGGCGGCGATGCCTTCGAGCGCGGCGTTGGTGAGGATGCGGAACGCGGGCACGCGGCGGCGCTTGGCCTCGGCCATGCGCCAGCGCTGCAGCGCCGCGACCAGCGCGCCGCTCGCGGCCGGTGAAGCCGGGGCCGGCTGCGCGCGCGCCCGGCCGCGGCCCGGCTTCTTCTTGCGCCGCGCGGCGCGCTCGGGCTCGGCGGCGCGCGCGATGCGCACGGCCGCGAGCTCGGTCTCGCCCGCGGCCAGACCGGCACGGGTGAGCCGCACGCGCGCGAACGAGATGGTCTCGCCGTCCTTGTCGAACGAGTCCGACTCCTCGACCGCGAGCCCCGCGCGCACCAGCCCCGCGACCAGCGCCTCGAAGGCCTTGCGCTCGAGTGAGTCGCCGAACAGCTCGCGGTGCAGCTTGCCCGCGGACTGGCCGTTGCGCTCGCGCAGGCGCTCCGCGATGCGCGCGAGCTGCGCGGCTTGGTCGGCGTCGGGCCCGGCCATTGCGAGCGCGCGCGCCGCGCCCGGGTCGCAGATGTCGCACAGGCCGCAGGCCGCGCCGGCGTCGTCCTCGTCGCCGAAGTGTCTCACCAGGTGGACCATGCGGCAGCCGCGGCTCTCGGAGAAGCGCCGCATCTCGTCGAGCTGGCCGCGCTTGTGCCGCACCTGGGCCGCGTAGGGCTCGCGCCAGCCGTCGCGGCCGCGCGCCGCGCGCTCCTCGGGGTCGAGCTGCGCGCCGCCGTGGATCCACAGCTTCTCCAGCGCCTTCTCGAGTGAGTCGGGGTCCATGCGCAGCTCGCGCTGCAGCTCGGCGCGGGTCTCGAAGCGCGGCGAGAGCACGCGGAACACGCGCTCCAGCACGTCGGCCTCCGGATAGTCGCGCGCCAGGAAGTGCTCGTGCGTGCGCAGGTCGACGAAGCCGTGGAACAGCACGGCGCGCGAGGCCTGGCCGTCGCGGCCCGCGCGCCCGATCTCCTGGTAGTAGCTCTCGATGCTCGACGGCAGCGCCGTGTGCACCACGGTGCGCACGTCGGGCTTGTCGATGCCCATGCCGAAGGCGATGGTGGCCACGATCGCGTCGAGCCGTCCCGCCAGGAACGCGGCTTGTGTCTCGTCGCGCTCGCGCGCGGGCATGCCCGCGTGGTACGCGGCGGCGGAGAAGTGCCGGGCCAGCCGGTGCGCCAGCGCCTCGGCCTTCTTGCGCGTGGGCGCGTACACGATCGCCGGCCGGCGCTCGGGCGCGCGCAGCAGCTTCTCGGTCGCCGAGTCACGTGCCGAAGGCGGCGCCTCGCACAGCTCGATCGCCAGGTTCGTGCGGCGGAAGCCGTGGATGTAGCGGCCGGCCTTGTCGATGCCGAGCTGCGCCACGATGTCGCGCTGGACCAGCGGCGTGGCGGTCGCGGTCAGTGCGATCACCGGCGCGGGACGGAGCTGCGGAAGTCTCTCGCGCAGCATGCGGTACTCGGGCCGGAAGTCGTGGCCCCAGTGCGAGATGCAGTGCGCCTCGTCGACGGCCACGAGCGCCGGCTTGCGCGTGGCGAGCTTCTCGGGGAAGCCCGGCACCGCCAGGCGCTCGGGCGCGATGAACAGGAAGTCGAGCCGGCCGTCGAGATAGGCGCGCAGCACGGCCTGCGACTCGGCGCGCGCGCGCCCGGAGTGGATGCGTTCGGCGCGCAGCCCGCGGGCCTGCAGCTGCCCGACCTGGTCGTCCATGAGCGCGATCAGCGGCGAGATCACGAGCGTGGTGCCGCCGCGCGCCAGGCCCGGCAGCTGGTAACAGAGCGACTTGCCCGCGCCCGTGGGCATGACGAGCAGCGCGTCCTCGCCCGAAGTCACGGCGCGGCACACGGCTTCCTGGAAGGGCCGGAAGCTCGGGTGGCCGAAGCGGAGCTGGAGCAGGGCGAGCAGGTCGTCGGGCGGCGTGGGCGTCGGGTCCGGGCGCGGACCCCACTCGAGCTCGAGCTGCGGCGGCAACGCCTTCGGCGGCGCCGGCTTCTCGGTGCGCACGCGCTTCACGACCTCGACCACGTAGCGCTCGATGTCGCGCACGAACGCGTCGAGTGAGTCGCCGCCGCGCTCGATGCGCGCCAGCCGCGCCTCCCAGTTGCCGGTCATGGCGGCGCTCTTCACGTCGGGGTGGACGATCTCGCACAGCTCGATGCCCTTGTCGGTCGCGCGCAGCGTCTTGCCGTCGCGCTCGGCGTACTTGCGCGCCAGCAGGGTCTCGATGATCGACGCGCGCGTGGCCGGCGTGCCCAGCCCCGTCTCGCGCATGGCTTCCGCCAGCTCGCGGTCCTCGAGCTCGCGGCCCGCGGTCTCCATGGCGGTGAGCAGCGTGGCCTCGCTGAGCCGCCGCGGCGGGCGCGTGCGTTTGCGCTCGACGCGCACCTCGTCGACGCGCTGCGGCTGCCCCGGCGCGAGCCCGGGCGGCAGCTCGACCTCGGGCGGCGCGGGGTCGGGCTCGAGCACGCGCCAGCCGATGCGCAGCACGGCGCTGCCGCGGCTCGCGAAGCGGTCGACCTGGGGGCCCTGTGAGTCACTCTCCACCGCGGTCACGACCGAGGTCGAGGCGTACACGTGGTCCTCGTGCCAGGCGGCGAGCAGGCGCCGGCACACCAGGTCGAACAGCGCCGCCTCGTCGGGCGAGAGCCGGGCGTTCTCGGGCGAGGCGCCGGTGGGGATGAGCGCGTGGTGGTCGCTGACCTTGGCGTCGTCGACGAAGCGCGCGCCCAGCGGCCGCTCGCCCGTGCCCTCGGCCAGGAGTGACTCGTAGGGCGCGCGGATCGCGCGCACCACGCGCGGCAGGGTCGCGGCCACCGTGCGCGACAGGTGGCGCGCGTCGGTGCGCGGGTAGGAGAGCAGCTTCTTGGACTCGTACAGACTCTGCGCGAGCTCGAGCGTCTTGGCCGCGCTCCAGCCGAAACGCCGGTTGGCGTGGCGCTGCAGCTCCGTCAGGTCGTAGAGCAGCGGCGGAGAGAGCCGGCGGGTCTGGGCCTCGACCGACTCGATGCGCGCGCGCCCGCCGCGCACGCGCGCGGCGATCTGCTCCGCCTCGGCGCCGTCGCCCGGCAGCCGGCGCGCCTTCTCGAGTGTCTCGGCGTCGGCGCCGGGCGGCGAGGGCCGGAACCAGGTGCCGCGGAGCGGCGTGGCGTCGGTCGCGGCCGACGGCGCGCGGAAGTCGGCGGCCACCTCGCAGTAGTCCTCGGGCACGAAACGCCGGATGGCGAGCTCGCGCTCGACCAGGATCGCCAGCGTCGGCGTCTGCACGCGGCCCACCGACAGGAGCTCGCCGCGCGACGCCGAGCGGCGCGCCAGCGTGTAGGCGCGCGACAGGTTCATGCCCACCAGCCAGTCGGCGCGGCTGCGACCGCGCGCCGCGTCGGCCAGGCCGTCGACCTCGCGCTGCGGCCGGAGTCTCTCGAAGCCGGCGCGGATGGCGTCGGGAGTGAGTGACGAGATCCAGAGCCTCTCGACCGGCTTGACCGCGCCCGCCGCCTCGTAGATGTAGCGGAAGATCAGCTCGCCCTCGCGCCCGGCGTCGGTCGCGCAGATCACCCGCTCGACCGCGGGGTCGAGCAGCACGCGTTTGACCACCTCGAACTGCGCGCGCGTCTTCTCGTACACCACGAGCGGCCAGCGCTCGGGAATCATGGGCAGGAGCGTCTGCCGCCAGGCGCGCCACTCGGGGCGGATCTCGTGCGGCTCGCCGAGCGCGGCCAGGTGGCCGATCGCCCAGGTCACCACCCAGCCGGCCCCGCGCAGCAGCCCGTCGCCGCGCGCGTCGGCGCCGAGCACGCGCGCGATGTCGCGCGCGACGGACGGCTTCTCGGCGACCACCGCCGTAGACAAGGCTCACCCCACTTCTACGGGACCGATCGCCAGGGGTGAGCCGAGTCTAGCGGGTCTAGCGCGAAGCGGCCGTGTAGCCTGCGCGCGCGATCAGCTCGAGGTCCGAGGGGGTGAGGGCCTCGAAGGTCTCCGTGCGCAGGCGCGAGATGGTGGCGTAGTTCGGGTCGGCCAGCAGCGCGTCCATGTCGGCCGGCTTGCGGAAGCGCCACAGCGCGACGACTCGCGGCTCCCCGTTGTCGGAGACGCTGGGGGCGTCGGGGTGCGAGACGCGCACGCCGCCGTGGCGGCGGGCGATCAGCTCCAGGGCGCCCAGGTAGGTGCTGGCGTGGTGGGCGCTCACGCCGGAACGGAGCTGCAGGATCTCCAGCATGTACACATCGGCGCGCGCGGCGCCGGGCAGGAACGACAGGCAGGCGGTCAGGGCCAGGATGGCGAGTGACTTGGGCATCGGTTTCTCCTTCCGGGAGCTGCGATGCCAATAGTTGACTGGTCGGTTTCGCAACGCTGTGAAACGCTTCACACTGTCTGCGCGGGCGTGACTACGGGGCGCGCGTGATTGCCAGCGCCAGCACCGCCAGCCGCCCCGCGGTGTTGGGGTCGTCGTGCACGCAGGAGAGCAGCATCGCGCCCTCGGACAGCGCCAGCAGCGC
The nucleotide sequence above comes from Myxococcota bacterium. Encoded proteins:
- a CDS encoding DNA topoisomerase 3, with the translated sequence MSTAVVAEKPSVARDIARVLGADARGDGLLRGAGWVVTWAIGHLAALGEPHEIRPEWRAWRQTLLPMIPERWPLVVYEKTRAQFEVVKRVLLDPAVERVICATDAGREGELIFRYIYEAAGAVKPVERLWISSLTPDAIRAGFERLRPQREVDGLADAARGRSRADWLVGMNLSRAYTLARRSASRGELLSVGRVQTPTLAILVERELAIRRFVPEDYCEVAADFRAPSAATDATPLRGTWFRPSPPGADAETLEKARRLPGDGAEAEQIAARVRGGRARIESVEAQTRRLSPPLLYDLTELQRHANRRFGWSAAKTLELAQSLYESKKLLSYPRTDARHLSRTVAATLPRVVRAIRAPYESLLAEGTGERPLGARFVDDAKVSDHHALIPTGASPENARLSPDEAALFDLVCRRLLAAWHEDHVYASTSVVTAVESDSQGPQVDRFASRGSAVLRIGWRVLEPDPAPPEVELPPGLAPGQPQRVDEVRVERKRTRPPRRLSEATLLTAMETAGRELEDRELAEAMRETGLGTPATRASIIETLLARKYAERDGKTLRATDKGIELCEIVHPDVKSAAMTGNWEARLARIERGGDSLDAFVRDIERYVVEVVKRVRTEKPAPPKALPPQLELEWGPRPDPTPTPPDDLLALLQLRFGHPSFRPFQEAVCRAVTSGEDALLVMPTGAGKSLCYQLPGLARGGTTLVISPLIALMDDQVGQLQARGLRAERIHSGRARAESQAVLRAYLDGRLDFLFIAPERLAVPGFPEKLATRKPALVAVDEAHCISHWGHDFRPEYRMLRERLPQLRPAPVIALTATATPLVQRDIVAQLGIDKAGRYIHGFRRTNLAIELCEAPPSARDSATEKLLRAPERRPAIVYAPTRKKAEALAHRLARHFSAAAYHAGMPARERDETQAAFLAGRLDAIVATIAFGMGIDKPDVRTVVHTALPSSIESYYQEIGRAGRDGQASRAVLFHGFVDLRTHEHFLARDYPEADVLERVFRVLSPRFETRAELQRELRMDPDSLEKALEKLWIHGGAQLDPEERAARGRDGWREPYAAQVRHKRGQLDEMRRFSESRGCRMVHLVRHFGDEDDAGAACGLCDICDPGAARALAMAGPDADQAAQLARIAERLRERNGQSAGKLHRELFGDSLERKAFEALVAGLVRAGLAVEESDSFDKDGETISFARVRLTRAGLAAGETELAAVRIARAAEPERAARRKKKPGRGRARAQPAPASPAASGALVAALQRWRMAEAKRRRVPAFRILTNAALEGIAASRPRDERELLAVKGIGPALAAKHGAALLELCASQFGSA
- a CDS encoding dual specificity protein phosphatase yields the protein MRMPLAGHPVLRIALAALVLVGLVAAASSHLPGIYRTPDRWTEARKGWLFRSAQIPASDVEQVLRAQKIDLVLDLTDAAPDPLQDAEARAAQRLGIRYLHLPVQHPRERVIENLAAAVTEIDRAHKAGQRVLVHCTYGHRRSATALALYARLIEQEPPHIAFAELTRFSEADSKWSHDAITWVDKNMDAIAAAVKADEAAADAGASIPNQAEPN
- a CDS encoding serine/threonine-protein kinase, with the protein product MIGVTLGSYEITEKIGSGGVGDVYKAVDHLLGRNVALKFLRPGLADCAEVVQRFHAEARTLAQLIHPNIAVLYCMMREEESLAMVMEYVEGRTFGQLLDGGALPPERALPLLLQALEGIGHAHAAGVIHRDIKPSNLMLGGSGCVKVMDFGVARCLGTVRQTRDGHMIGTAQYMSPEQVRGLESDARSDVYAIGVLAYEMLTGVVPFDSESEYELCRAQVEKPPRPPRELVPALSAELEAVILRALQKEPAERFPSVYALRDALQTALPLGEGDARAPDPSALDTRFLATPMRVELAAPPPEPETRTGPARGAWRRRLGLALPLGALAAAALLMGAKVVRSVPAPPAPVARAPVAVAAAAAPVATPPTPPPKPVTHTAARAHRVAHASKPELRSSPPVSHEAVSETPKPTGGNGWVIRRE